From one Lactiplantibacillus paraplantarum genomic stretch:
- a CDS encoding pyruvate, water dikinase regulatory protein: MSAIKVFILSDSIGETAHNVALAAAAQFSDYDIRYQRFPFVRTDSLLQTVLTQALKEHAAIFHTFVDRRLSQIVNQFCVAHELPYYDVITPALDTFSQITHVQPSNHPGTVHALNTNYFDRINAIEFAVTYDDGKNPSGFLEADVVLLGVSRTSKTPLSLYLANRNLKVANLPLVPQAQIPDEIWKVDPKKIFGLTNDPEKLNDIRRQRMVQYGLNPDTMYSNTDKIKAELEYADKIFKKIGCLVINVANKSIEETATLITESLNTDESDNH, from the coding sequence ATGTCAGCAATTAAAGTCTTTATTTTATCCGATTCCATTGGTGAGACAGCACACAACGTGGCCTTAGCTGCCGCTGCTCAATTTTCCGACTATGACATTCGCTATCAACGGTTTCCATTCGTGCGGACAGATTCACTACTCCAGACCGTCTTAACTCAGGCCCTCAAGGAACACGCCGCCATCTTTCACACGTTCGTTGATCGTCGGCTCAGCCAAATCGTTAATCAGTTTTGTGTCGCCCATGAATTACCTTATTATGACGTAATTACACCGGCACTCGATACGTTCTCCCAAATTACGCACGTTCAACCGTCCAATCATCCTGGAACCGTTCATGCCTTGAATACCAACTATTTTGATCGGATTAACGCGATCGAATTTGCGGTCACTTACGATGATGGCAAGAACCCCAGTGGCTTTTTAGAAGCCGATGTTGTCTTACTGGGAGTCTCACGAACTTCTAAGACCCCCTTATCACTTTACTTGGCCAATCGCAATCTAAAGGTCGCTAACTTACCACTGGTTCCTCAAGCCCAGATTCCTGATGAAATCTGGAAAGTTGACCCCAAAAAGATTTTCGGCCTAACTAACGATCCTGAAAAGTTGAACGATATTCGTCGACAACGGATGGTCCAATATGGGCTCAATCCCGATACCATGTATTCCAACACGGATAAAATTAAAGCAGAACTTGAATATGCTGACAAGATTTTCAAAAAAATAGGTTGCTTAGTTATCAATGTCGCTAATAAATCAATTGAAGAAACGGCCACTTTGATTACCGAAAGCTTAAATACCGATGAGTCAGACAATCATTAA
- a CDS encoding SDR family oxidoreductase, producing MQFEQRILVVGGTSGFGMEITRQALQHGARVHIIGRTTAHVAVAVKKLGAPDRLMGTALEAQNKEQLTAFFESNAGFDHVISMLGGAMGGGFLDNSVAAIRQTVEAKFFANLQLAQIASRHLNQHGSLIFTSGAGGRPDNASGAIIGNQAINTMVAGLAVELAPNYRVNAVAPTWTPTGLWRQLSAEQLATQTAEVSDGNPLKRVATPAEVATAYLYLMQNQFVTGQVLHVDGGVELA from the coding sequence ATGCAATTTGAACAACGGATATTAGTAGTCGGCGGTACTTCAGGTTTTGGCATGGAAATTACGCGCCAGGCGTTACAACACGGCGCCCGTGTTCATATTATTGGTCGTACGACTGCGCATGTCGCAGTTGCAGTAAAAAAATTAGGAGCCCCGGATCGTCTAATGGGAACGGCGTTAGAGGCGCAAAATAAGGAACAGTTGACCGCCTTTTTTGAAAGTAACGCTGGTTTCGATCATGTTATTTCGATGCTAGGTGGCGCCATGGGTGGCGGATTTCTTGATAACTCGGTAGCAGCGATACGACAGACAGTTGAAGCTAAATTTTTTGCTAATCTTCAACTAGCGCAGATTGCTAGCCGACATCTTAACCAGCACGGTTCGCTAATTTTTACTTCAGGTGCGGGTGGTCGGCCGGATAACGCTTCTGGGGCCATCATTGGCAATCAAGCAATTAATACGATGGTTGCTGGCCTCGCCGTTGAGTTGGCGCCAAATTACCGTGTTAATGCGGTTGCACCAACTTGGACGCCAACCGGATTGTGGCGGCAATTATCTGCTGAGCAGTTAGCGACTCAAACAGCTGAAGTAAGCGATGGTAATCCATTGAAACGTGTGGCGACACCAGCGGAAGTGGCGACAGCTTATCTCTATCTGATGCAAAATCAGTTTGTGACGGGACAAGTATTGCATGTTGATGGGGGTGTCGAATTAGCTTGA
- a CDS encoding deoxyribonuclease IV, with protein MLRLGSHVSMKAPDMLLGSANEAASYGANTFMIYTGAPQNTRRKPIDELKIAEAQPVIEANDLRQIVVHAPYIINLGNTKKPGYFEFATEFLYQEIQRADAVGATQLTLHPGAHIGAGADVAIAQIIKGLNTVIRPEQHVQIALETMAGKGTEVGRTFEELAQMIDGVTHNEKLSVTFDTCHTSDAGYAIKDDFDGVLNEFDHVIGLDRLKVIHLNDSKNPQGAHKDRHTNIGMGTIGFDALNAVAHHPQLPDISKILETPYVGADKKHQLPPYKYEIAMLRAGRFNDHLIADIEQQ; from the coding sequence ATGCTTAGACTAGGATCACATGTTTCGATGAAAGCGCCTGACATGTTGCTAGGCTCAGCCAATGAGGCAGCTAGCTATGGCGCCAATACGTTTATGATTTATACGGGAGCGCCGCAAAATACGCGGCGTAAACCGATTGACGAACTTAAAATTGCCGAAGCACAACCAGTAATTGAAGCCAACGATCTTCGTCAGATTGTGGTGCATGCGCCGTACATTATTAACTTGGGCAATACGAAAAAACCGGGTTACTTTGAATTTGCAACGGAATTTCTATATCAAGAAATCCAGCGGGCAGACGCGGTTGGTGCGACGCAATTGACACTACATCCCGGTGCCCATATTGGTGCTGGGGCGGATGTGGCCATCGCACAAATCATTAAGGGTTTGAATACGGTTATCCGACCAGAACAGCATGTTCAAATTGCGTTAGAAACGATGGCTGGTAAGGGGACTGAAGTTGGGCGGACGTTTGAAGAGCTCGCACAAATGATTGACGGTGTGACTCACAATGAAAAGTTATCCGTTACCTTTGATACTTGTCATACGAGTGATGCCGGCTATGCCATTAAAGATGATTTTGATGGGGTTCTGAATGAATTTGACCACGTGATTGGGCTGGACCGCTTGAAAGTGATTCATCTCAATGACTCGAAAAATCCGCAAGGTGCGCATAAAGATCGTCATACCAATATCGGTATGGGAACAATTGGTTTTGACGCCTTGAATGCGGTCGCGCACCATCCTCAGCTACCGGATATCAGTAAGATTTTAGAAACGCCATACGTCGGGGCTGATAAGAAACACCAGTTGCCGCCATACAAGTACGAGATTGCCATGTTGCGCGCTGGCCGGTTTAATGACCATCTGATTGCAGATATTGAACAACAGTAG
- a CDS encoding CDP-glycerol glycerophosphotransferase family protein, which yields MASVKKTIYVWLVRVISWLAHFRTTDRVIYLMSFADNLDFIRQLNQRIPGRLTVYYLPSASKGAAQLTQIGIATQPFHDSIRFALTGVPAITRATDIYIDNYYGFTAGLTRRSSQRLIQLWHAAGAVKTFGWGDPQTAQRPADDRRRFQAVYDQITDYVVGSDKMGTIFAASYHVPKTRMRVLGYPRSDRYCESGWVTRTTTAIYQKYPEFKQQEVILYAPTYRAGVQLTLPADFDQLKLRPDQRLVIKLHPHLADQERDLQARYPDQVTLVPEFSTDELLTVANTLISDYSSVVFDYALLPNCQKIVFYVFDWDHYKREVGLQADFKDWAPGPFVMTMAALNQVLAMPATSLQLVRFNQLWNTRNDGHAIERTLAYFYPQAIETETS from the coding sequence ATGGCCAGTGTGAAAAAAACAATTTATGTCTGGCTTGTGCGGGTCATATCGTGGTTGGCACACTTTAGAACAACCGATCGGGTCATTTATCTCATGAGTTTTGCAGATAATTTGGACTTTATTCGGCAATTGAATCAACGAATCCCTGGACGCTTGACCGTGTATTATTTGCCAAGTGCCAGCAAAGGCGCTGCCCAACTGACACAAATTGGAATTGCAACGCAGCCGTTTCATGATTCTATTCGATTTGCATTGACGGGGGTCCCCGCCATCACACGGGCAACGGATATCTATATTGATAATTATTATGGCTTTACTGCCGGCCTGACGCGACGATCGTCACAGCGGTTAATTCAACTTTGGCATGCTGCTGGGGCGGTCAAAACATTTGGTTGGGGCGATCCGCAGACGGCTCAGCGTCCCGCAGATGATCGCCGCCGATTCCAAGCTGTTTATGATCAGATTACTGATTACGTGGTTGGTTCCGATAAGATGGGAACGATTTTTGCGGCGAGTTACCACGTTCCCAAAACACGCATGCGTGTTTTGGGCTACCCACGTTCGGATCGGTATTGTGAGTCTGGCTGGGTGACGCGAACGACGACCGCCATTTATCAAAAATACCCGGAATTTAAACAACAGGAAGTTATTTTGTACGCGCCAACGTACCGGGCCGGTGTTCAATTGACACTACCAGCAGATTTTGACCAATTAAAGTTACGACCAGATCAACGTTTGGTGATCAAATTACATCCGCATTTGGCTGATCAGGAACGTGACTTGCAGGCTCGTTACCCAGATCAAGTGACGTTAGTCCCCGAATTTAGTACGGATGAATTATTGACGGTTGCCAATACATTGATCAGTGATTATTCGTCGGTTGTATTTGACTACGCGTTATTACCAAATTGTCAAAAGATTGTTTTCTATGTATTTGATTGGGACCACTATAAACGTGAGGTGGGCCTCCAAGCGGACTTTAAGGATTGGGCGCCGGGGCCATTCGTGATGACGATGGCGGCGTTGAACCAAGTCTTGGCAATGCCAGCGACGTCGTTACAACTGGTCCGGTTTAATCAGCTGTGGAATACGCGTAATGATGGTCACGCGATTGAGCGGACCTTGGCGTACTTTTATCCACAGGCGATTGAAACTGAAACTAGTTGA
- a CDS encoding YitT family protein, translating to MDDFQQLSKHHRDVVKASTAFIYAILVSIAMNYFWTPGHIYSSGITGLAQLINSLMSKFLPVQISTAALLFILNVPMFIIAWRAIGHKFTLYTFLAVTLSSIMIKLIAPVGLTHDPIICAIFGGAVNGFGTGTALKNGISTGGLDIIGIVLRRKTGRSIGTINMAFNSIIVIAAGFVYGWPYAFYSALGLFVNGRVMDMTYTRQQKMQVMIITSRPKTVIDSVQNRIRRGVTIVHNAEGAYQHDDKTILFTVITRYEMSELKAAMAESDPHAFVSISDTVKILGHFYEPKP from the coding sequence ATGGATGATTTTCAGCAGTTATCCAAACACCATCGTGATGTCGTCAAAGCGTCAACTGCATTTATTTACGCCATCTTAGTTTCGATTGCCATGAACTATTTCTGGACCCCTGGGCATATTTATTCATCAGGGATTACCGGGTTAGCTCAATTGATCAATAGTTTAATGAGCAAGTTTCTGCCAGTCCAAATTTCAACAGCGGCGTTACTGTTTATTTTGAACGTGCCCATGTTCATTATTGCGTGGCGTGCCATCGGACATAAGTTCACCTTGTATACGTTCTTGGCGGTTACATTATCTAGTATTATGATTAAACTGATTGCCCCAGTCGGTTTAACCCATGACCCTATTATTTGTGCGATTTTCGGGGGGGCAGTTAATGGTTTTGGAACCGGAACGGCCCTGAAGAATGGTATTTCAACTGGTGGTCTTGATATTATCGGGATTGTGTTACGCCGTAAAACGGGGCGAAGTATTGGGACGATCAACATGGCCTTTAATTCGATCATTGTGATTGCGGCCGGTTTCGTCTATGGCTGGCCGTATGCATTTTATTCCGCACTCGGTTTATTTGTGAATGGTCGGGTCATGGATATGACGTATACGCGTCAGCAGAAGATGCAAGTCATGATTATTACGAGTCGCCCGAAGACGGTGATTGACAGTGTTCAAAATCGGATTCGCCGTGGTGTGACCATCGTCCACAACGCTGAAGGCGCTTATCAACATGATGACAAGACGATTTTATTCACGGTTATCACGCGTTACGAAATGAGCGAGTTGAAGGCGGCCATGGCGGAATCCGATCCCCACGCTTTCGTCAGTATTTCGGATACAGTCAAGATCCTCGGGCATTTCTATGAGCCAAAGCCTTGA
- the msrA gene encoding peptide-methionine (S)-S-oxide reductase MsrA: METAIFAGGCFWCMVQPFDSQPGINSVVSGYTGGHTKNPTYEEVKAHTTGHTEAVKITFDPQIISYAELVNIYWHQTDPTDAMGQFQDRGDNYRPVIFVDGPQQRQVAEASKRALQASERFAQPIVTAIEDVQPFYPAEARHQRFYKNNPVVYAEQEAGGRADFIAEQWADTPKVD, from the coding sequence ATGGAAACAGCAATTTTTGCGGGTGGATGCTTTTGGTGCATGGTTCAACCCTTTGATAGCCAACCAGGCATCAATAGTGTCGTTTCAGGTTATACCGGTGGCCACACGAAAAACCCAACGTATGAAGAAGTTAAAGCACATACGACTGGCCATACTGAAGCGGTCAAGATTACGTTTGATCCCCAAATTATTAGTTACGCAGAATTAGTTAACATTTATTGGCATCAGACGGATCCTACTGATGCAATGGGCCAATTTCAAGATCGTGGTGATAACTATCGGCCGGTCATATTTGTTGATGGCCCACAACAACGCCAAGTCGCTGAAGCTTCCAAACGTGCGTTACAAGCTAGTGAACGATTTGCCCAGCCAATCGTCACAGCAATTGAAGACGTGCAACCATTTTATCCGGCTGAAGCGCGTCATCAGCGTTTCTATAAGAATAATCCGGTCGTGTATGCGGAACAGGAAGCGGGTGGCCGCGCTGATTTTATCGCTGAACAGTGGGCGGATACGCCTAAGGTAGATTAG
- the aspS gene encoding aspartate--tRNA ligase — protein MKRTTYAGLINEDYLGQTVTLQGWVQKRRDLGSLIFIDLRDREGIVQLVFSQEFSADALAVADQLRGEYVIEVQGTVVNRNADAINDRMKTGKVEVEIHDAKILNKAKTPPFYIQDDINVSDELRLKYRYLDLRRPEMQRGLKIRNGITQAVHSYFDANGFYDIETPFLTKSTPEGARDYLVPSRVYQGHFYALPQSPQLFKQLLMGAGFDRYYQIARCFRDEDLRGDRQPEFTQIDMETSFLTAEEIQSYTEGLIKQVMKDVKGVDIKTPFTRMTWQEAMDRFGSEKPDVRFGMELKDMGAAVSNAGFKVFDNALANGGMVKAIAVPGGADQYSRKQIDAYTEYVKRFGAKGLAWMKVTDDGFSGPVAKFFKNDGDFEAITSAAAAKPGDLLLFAADSFKVVSDTLGYLRTTIAKELDLIDQDQYAYLWVVDWPLFEYDEGIERWVPAHHPFTMPNEEDVHYLNDGEDPHKAHAQSYDIILNGYELGGGSIRIHTRELQEKMFKALDFTKERAQEQFGFLLDALDMGFPPHGGLAIGLDRFAMLLSGNDNIREVIAFPKNSKASEPMTNAPSRVSDQQLADLDLNITNPVTDDEPTE, from the coding sequence ATGAAACGGACCACATATGCGGGTCTCATCAATGAGGATTATTTAGGCCAAACGGTCACTTTACAAGGTTGGGTACAAAAACGCCGCGACCTGGGGAGTTTGATTTTTATTGATTTACGGGACCGTGAAGGAATTGTGCAATTAGTCTTTAGTCAGGAATTTTCAGCGGATGCTTTGGCGGTAGCGGATCAGTTACGAGGCGAATACGTCATTGAAGTGCAAGGGACCGTTGTTAATCGGAATGCTGACGCCATTAACGACCGCATGAAGACTGGTAAAGTTGAAGTTGAAATTCACGATGCCAAAATCTTAAATAAGGCGAAAACCCCGCCATTTTATATTCAAGATGACATTAACGTATCAGATGAATTGCGCTTGAAGTACCGTTACTTGGACTTGCGGCGGCCAGAAATGCAACGCGGATTGAAAATTCGTAATGGCATCACTCAAGCAGTTCATAGCTATTTTGATGCCAACGGGTTCTATGATATTGAAACGCCGTTCTTAACGAAGTCGACGCCAGAAGGGGCCCGGGATTACCTAGTGCCTTCACGGGTCTATCAAGGGCATTTTTACGCATTACCACAATCACCCCAACTCTTTAAGCAATTATTGATGGGCGCCGGTTTTGATCGCTACTATCAAATTGCGCGCTGTTTCCGTGATGAAGATTTGCGAGGGGATCGGCAGCCTGAATTTACTCAGATCGATATGGAAACGTCTTTCTTAACGGCTGAAGAAATTCAGTCTTATACCGAAGGCTTGATTAAGCAAGTCATGAAGGACGTCAAGGGTGTCGACATCAAGACGCCGTTCACCCGAATGACTTGGCAAGAAGCTATGGACCGTTTTGGTTCTGAAAAGCCGGATGTGCGCTTTGGTATGGAGCTCAAAGACATGGGCGCGGCCGTTTCTAACGCTGGTTTTAAAGTCTTTGATAATGCACTTGCTAATGGTGGCATGGTCAAGGCGATTGCGGTTCCCGGTGGTGCTGATCAATACTCTAGAAAGCAAATCGATGCGTACACGGAATACGTTAAACGGTTTGGTGCTAAGGGCTTAGCCTGGATGAAAGTCACTGACGACGGCTTTAGTGGTCCCGTTGCAAAATTCTTCAAGAACGATGGTGACTTTGAAGCCATTACGAGTGCTGCTGCTGCTAAACCAGGCGACTTATTATTGTTTGCCGCCGACAGTTTCAAAGTAGTTTCTGACACGCTGGGTTACTTACGGACGACGATTGCTAAGGAACTTGACTTGATTGATCAAGATCAATACGCTTACCTATGGGTCGTTGACTGGCCATTGTTCGAATATGACGAAGGTATTGAACGTTGGGTCCCAGCCCACCATCCATTTACGATGCCCAACGAAGAAGATGTGCACTATTTGAATGATGGCGAAGATCCCCACAAAGCCCATGCCCAGTCGTATGATATCATTTTGAATGGTTATGAACTCGGGGGTGGGTCGATCCGGATCCATACCCGCGAATTACAAGAAAAGATGTTCAAAGCATTGGACTTCACTAAGGAACGAGCCCAAGAACAATTTGGGTTCTTGTTAGATGCGCTTGATATGGGCTTTCCGCCTCATGGTGGCTTAGCCATCGGGTTAGACCGGTTCGCAATGTTATTATCAGGTAACGACAACATTCGTGAAGTGATTGCCTTCCCTAAGAATTCTAAGGCATCTGAGCCAATGACGAATGCACCATCGCGAGTTTCTGACCAGCAACTGGCTGATTTAGATTTGAATATTACTAATCCGGTAACGGATGATGAACCAACCGAATAA
- the hisS gene encoding histidine--tRNA ligase: MRYQRPKGTADILPGDSEKWQYVEATARAVFKTYQFKEIRTPMFENFEVFSRSAGDTSDIVTKEMYDFHDKGDRHITLRPEGTAGVVRAFVENKLYGPQVLKPYKVYYMGPMFRYERPQSGRLREFHQLGVEAFGSESAALDVEVIAMGYNLLKTFGLTDLKLVINTLGDQQTRDDYRQALIDYLEPHFDELSDDSKERLHKNPLRVLDSKAPEDQQFVADAPSILDYLSPEAQAHFDQTKTYLDALAIPYEIDATMVRGLDYYNHTIFEIMTHSKALGKGYTTICAGGRYNGLVKELGGPEVSGVGFGLGVERLLVLMDAENIAVPTDDQLDVYVVGIGDTASATTLKLVQALRAAGYKAERDYLDRKPKAQFKSADRLNARYTMTVGETELADQVVNLKAMATGEETKVAMADIYQDAHQVLDK, translated from the coding sequence ATGAGATATCAACGGCCTAAAGGCACCGCCGACATTTTGCCTGGCGATAGTGAAAAGTGGCAATACGTTGAAGCAACGGCCCGTGCCGTCTTCAAGACTTATCAATTCAAAGAAATTCGGACGCCAATGTTTGAAAACTTCGAAGTCTTCTCACGTTCCGCGGGGGATACATCTGATATTGTGACGAAAGAGATGTATGATTTTCATGACAAGGGTGACCGACACATTACGCTCCGCCCAGAAGGCACTGCCGGGGTTGTGCGGGCGTTCGTTGAGAATAAATTATACGGACCGCAAGTTCTCAAACCATACAAGGTTTATTACATGGGACCAATGTTCCGTTATGAACGGCCCCAATCAGGTCGGTTACGTGAGTTCCACCAATTAGGCGTGGAAGCTTTTGGTAGTGAAAGTGCCGCCCTAGACGTCGAAGTAATCGCGATGGGCTATAACCTGCTTAAAACCTTTGGCCTGACTGATTTGAAGCTGGTCATCAACACGTTGGGTGATCAACAAACGCGTGATGATTACCGCCAAGCCCTGATCGATTATTTGGAACCACACTTTGATGAACTGAGTGATGACTCCAAGGAACGGTTACACAAGAATCCATTGCGGGTTTTAGATAGTAAGGCACCGGAAGATCAACAATTTGTGGCCGATGCGCCATCAATTTTAGATTACTTGTCTCCGGAAGCTCAAGCGCATTTTGATCAAACTAAGACGTATTTAGATGCGTTAGCAATTCCGTATGAGATTGATGCCACGATGGTCCGGGGATTAGATTATTATAATCATACGATTTTTGAAATTATGACCCACTCAAAAGCGTTAGGCAAGGGCTATACGACGATCTGTGCTGGGGGTCGTTACAACGGATTGGTTAAGGAATTAGGTGGTCCTGAAGTTTCGGGTGTCGGCTTTGGCTTGGGCGTTGAACGACTATTAGTGTTGATGGATGCCGAAAACATTGCGGTACCAACTGATGATCAGTTGGACGTCTATGTTGTGGGAATTGGCGACACTGCTAGTGCTACGACTTTGAAGCTGGTACAGGCATTACGGGCAGCCGGTTATAAGGCCGAACGGGATTACTTGGATCGCAAGCCTAAAGCTCAGTTCAAGAGTGCTGATCGCTTGAATGCCCGTTACACGATGACGGTGGGCGAAACCGAACTGGCTGATCAGGTCGTTAACTTGAAAGCGATGGCGACGGGTGAAGAAACCAAGGTTGCGATGGCGGATATCTATCAAGATGCTCATCAAGTTTTAGATAAGTAG
- a CDS encoding N-acetylmuramoyl-L-alanine amidase, producing the protein MQVLKQFWRQITVMLIFIGLVIGFVVLLVTNNTATVNIANVNIRSGPGMSYAIEDATSKGTKVHIMKRKNNWLYVRYADHKFGWIASWLVNEHNSQLTKTTKISEATIVLDPGHGGSDSGALSSKGKMEKTYTLRVAKAVAKKLRAAGAHVVLTRDSDKYVGLSARPAIANKLHADAFISFHFDSSPEKNTASGITTYYYHKSTSLALAKALNNNVSTLPIPSKGTDFGDFLVIRDNSRPAVLMELGYINDKSDFKTISSKKYPQEVAHAVYAGLSTYFANQ; encoded by the coding sequence ATGCAAGTTTTAAAACAATTTTGGCGTCAAATCACCGTTATGCTTATTTTCATTGGCTTGGTGATTGGTTTTGTGGTGCTACTAGTGACTAATAACACAGCCACCGTTAACATCGCCAACGTCAATATCCGTAGCGGCCCTGGCATGAGCTATGCCATTGAAGACGCAACGTCTAAGGGTACCAAGGTCCATATCATGAAACGTAAGAATAACTGGCTATACGTTCGTTATGCGGATCATAAGTTTGGCTGGATTGCCAGTTGGTTGGTCAACGAACATAACAGTCAGTTAACCAAAACCACTAAGATCTCTGAGGCCACCATCGTCTTGGACCCTGGACACGGTGGTTCTGATTCCGGAGCGCTCTCCAGCAAGGGCAAGATGGAAAAAACGTACACGCTACGGGTAGCCAAAGCAGTGGCTAAAAAGCTCCGCGCAGCTGGTGCCCACGTCGTCTTGACCCGTGATAGTGATAAATATGTGGGGCTGAGTGCGCGACCAGCGATAGCAAATAAGCTGCATGCGGACGCCTTTATCAGTTTCCACTTTGATAGTTCACCAGAAAAGAACACGGCTTCTGGAATTACGACTTATTACTATCATAAATCAACTTCACTAGCACTCGCCAAGGCGTTGAACAATAACGTCTCGACCTTGCCAATTCCTAGTAAGGGAACTGACTTCGGTGACTTCTTAGTTATTCGTGATAATTCGCGGCCGGCCGTCTTGATGGAACTGGGCTACATTAATGATAAGTCCGACTTCAAGACCATCAGCTCAAAAAAATATCCACAAGAAGTGGCCCATGCCGTCTACGCGGGATTAAGCACCTACTTTGCTAACCAATAG
- a CDS encoding fructosamine kinase family protein: MHLTEAWFTQLPLTGIEQILPVSGGDINAAFRIVTRHHQYFLKVQPHNNVTFFDHEVAGLQLLGAVIKTPTVIASGTIATDGYLLLDWLTTGTGSQSALGKAVATVHQQHQTHFGLDHDFTAGKLPKLNHWQSDWATFYTQQRLDVLVNLAKEHHLWSQTRDEHYHRLRQQLLQDPHMHTVQPSLLHGDLWSGNYLFDTAGTPFLIDPDVFYGDREMDLAMTTLFGGFDADFYQGYQAIYPFAPGMQARLPSYQLYYLLAHLNLFGEPYGAAVDRILMQY, translated from the coding sequence ATGCACTTAACAGAAGCTTGGTTCACACAACTACCATTAACTGGCATTGAGCAAATATTGCCAGTTAGTGGTGGCGATATCAACGCTGCTTTTCGGATTGTCACACGTCACCACCAATATTTTTTAAAAGTCCAGCCGCACAACAACGTCACCTTTTTTGACCATGAAGTTGCAGGATTGCAGCTACTCGGTGCAGTGATCAAGACACCAACTGTTATTGCCAGTGGCACGATTGCAACTGATGGGTACTTATTGCTGGATTGGTTAACAACTGGGACCGGCAGTCAGTCTGCCCTTGGTAAAGCCGTAGCAACGGTCCACCAACAACATCAAACCCACTTCGGCCTCGACCACGATTTCACTGCTGGCAAACTGCCTAAGCTTAATCACTGGCAATCTGATTGGGCGACTTTTTATACCCAACAGCGCTTAGATGTATTAGTCAACTTGGCAAAGGAACACCATTTATGGTCACAGACACGTGATGAGCATTATCACCGATTGCGGCAACAACTTCTACAAGATCCTCACATGCATACCGTGCAACCAAGTCTCCTTCACGGTGATTTATGGTCAGGTAATTACTTATTCGACACCGCCGGCACACCCTTTTTGATCGATCCCGACGTCTTTTATGGTGATCGTGAAATGGATCTCGCAATGACGACACTCTTTGGCGGCTTTGACGCTGACTTTTATCAGGGATATCAAGCAATCTACCCGTTTGCTCCCGGCATGCAAGCCCGACTACCAAGTTATCAACTTTACTATCTGCTAGCTCACCTGAACCTCTTTGGTGAGCCATACGGAGCGGCTGTCGATCGTATCCTGATGCAATATTAG
- a CDS encoding HAD family hydrolase → MREFLWDLDGTLLDTYPAMVQAFQQAVAELGGTITAEATYRLMRQQSVGYAEKTIAAQNGWDWQALRAGYQRWEPQLQQAPAAFTGAKAVLAKVVAVGGHNYLMTHRDESAQTYLVQAGLDHYFTDAVTADQPFPRKPDPAALNYLLDKHHVDRQQAVMVGDRNLDIEAGHNADIAGYLFDIDQLIEVTSSPEVQVTDLNDLLTLVG, encoded by the coding sequence ATGCGCGAGTTTTTATGGGATCTTGACGGGACCTTGCTAGATACTTATCCAGCCATGGTCCAAGCTTTTCAACAAGCGGTGGCTGAGTTAGGTGGAACAATAACGGCTGAAGCGACTTACCGGCTAATGCGACAACAGTCGGTTGGTTATGCAGAAAAAACGATAGCAGCGCAAAATGGCTGGGATTGGCAAGCTTTGCGGGCAGGCTATCAACGTTGGGAGCCACAATTGCAACAAGCACCGGCCGCTTTTACGGGAGCCAAGGCGGTGCTTGCAAAAGTAGTCGCAGTCGGTGGTCATAACTATTTAATGACGCATCGTGACGAAAGTGCCCAGACCTATTTGGTCCAAGCCGGCCTTGATCACTATTTTACGGACGCAGTCACTGCCGACCAGCCGTTTCCACGCAAACCAGATCCAGCGGCCTTAAATTATTTATTAGATAAGCACCATGTTGATCGACAACAAGCCGTTATGGTTGGTGACCGTAACTTGGATATTGAGGCGGGTCACAATGCTGATATTGCTGGTTATTTATTTGATATTGATCAGCTGATCGAGGTGACTAGTTCGCCCGAGGTTCAAGTGACAGATTTAAATGACTTATTAACGTTGGTCGGTTAG